One part of the Granulicella arctica genome encodes these proteins:
- a CDS encoding xanthine dehydrogenase family protein molybdopterin-binding subunit codes for MKSAFLEFIRSSEGFAREVAEQVPAPSAIIGSSLSRVDGPLKTTGTALYASDYNFPRMVYAEPVRSTIANGTIRSLDASVAEKMPGVLLVLHHGNIAPLFRVAKGGGEASESRPPFEDETISYWGQYVAVVIAETFQQAQAAAAAVRVTYDTAKPNVSTKLDDAIPAMGATCGPKVESRRGDAEAAFTAAAVQVDETYVTPVETHNPMEMHATVAVWDGQNFKLYESSQGVMNHLTVMAEILGVPKENVQVISRFIGSGFGGKLFPWPHSALAAAAARQLNRPVKLTLTRPMMFSNVGHRPRTQQRMRLGATAEGKLVSLQQDYRNHTSPTDDIEESCGEATPFLYSVANLQITSALVRRNVGTPTPMRGPGAVPGLFALESAMDELAIKLKQDPVALRLAHDTLIDEENKKPFSSRHLKECLETGATKFGWSRRTPEVGSMRKGDLILGWGVAAASWGAWRGGNEASVSLKRDGTVRVSSGTQDIGTGTYTVMAQIVADKTGVPVEKIEVVMGDSSLPPGAMSGGSTGTASIIPSLVDAVKSAVKVLLATAVQAKGSPYLHQNPATLTMTTGRIHAKDQSPESGVPFQDVLRMANLAAANGNGKSGGLGSDTKANDYSTHSFGAQFVEVEWDPGIAKLRVSRVVTVIDGGRIINKKTATNQIAGAVVMGVGMGLMEQTTYDPRNGHAVNDNFADYLVPTSADSPEIDVTFLDIPDPMMGEYGARGIGEIGLAGVAPAITAAVYHATGVRVRELPVRIEDLLTSRVTS; via the coding sequence ATGAAGAGCGCGTTTCTTGAATTCATCCGATCGAGCGAAGGATTTGCGAGGGAAGTGGCAGAGCAGGTGCCAGCGCCGTCGGCGATTATCGGGTCATCGCTTTCGCGTGTGGATGGACCGCTGAAGACGACGGGCACCGCCCTCTATGCCTCGGACTACAACTTTCCCCGGATGGTGTACGCCGAGCCGGTTCGCAGCACGATTGCCAATGGTACGATTCGCTCGCTGGATGCCTCGGTGGCAGAGAAGATGCCGGGGGTACTGCTGGTGCTGCACCACGGTAATATCGCGCCGCTGTTTCGTGTAGCGAAGGGTGGAGGCGAAGCGAGCGAGAGCAGGCCACCGTTCGAGGACGAGACGATCAGCTACTGGGGGCAGTATGTTGCGGTCGTGATTGCAGAAACCTTTCAGCAGGCGCAAGCCGCGGCAGCAGCGGTTCGGGTGACCTACGACACGGCAAAGCCGAATGTGTCGACGAAGCTCGATGACGCGATTCCAGCGATGGGCGCTACCTGTGGACCGAAGGTGGAGAGCAGGCGTGGGGATGCAGAAGCAGCATTTACCGCCGCCGCGGTACAAGTCGATGAGACGTATGTGACGCCGGTGGAGACGCACAATCCGATGGAGATGCATGCCACCGTTGCGGTGTGGGATGGCCAGAACTTCAAGCTGTATGAGTCGTCGCAGGGCGTGATGAACCACCTGACGGTGATGGCAGAGATTCTCGGCGTACCGAAGGAGAATGTCCAGGTTATCTCGCGGTTTATTGGTTCGGGTTTTGGCGGCAAGCTGTTTCCGTGGCCGCATTCGGCGTTGGCAGCGGCAGCGGCGCGCCAGTTGAACAGGCCGGTGAAGCTGACGTTGACGCGACCGATGATGTTCTCGAATGTGGGGCATCGGCCGCGAACGCAGCAGCGGATGCGACTGGGAGCGACTGCGGAGGGCAAGCTGGTATCGCTTCAGCAGGACTATCGCAACCACACCTCGCCGACGGATGATATCGAGGAGAGTTGCGGCGAGGCGACTCCATTTCTCTATAGCGTCGCAAATCTGCAGATTACCTCGGCGCTGGTGAGGCGGAATGTCGGTACACCGACGCCGATGCGTGGTCCTGGCGCGGTGCCGGGGCTCTTTGCGCTGGAGTCGGCGATGGATGAGTTGGCGATCAAGCTGAAACAGGACCCGGTAGCGCTGCGGTTGGCGCACGACACGTTGATCGACGAGGAGAATAAGAAGCCTTTCTCGTCGCGGCATTTGAAGGAGTGCCTGGAGACGGGAGCGACGAAGTTTGGCTGGTCGCGACGAACGCCCGAGGTGGGGTCGATGCGAAAGGGCGATCTGATTCTTGGCTGGGGCGTGGCGGCGGCATCGTGGGGTGCTTGGCGTGGTGGCAACGAAGCCTCGGTAAGCCTGAAGCGCGATGGAACGGTTCGCGTGAGCTCTGGGACGCAGGATATCGGGACGGGAACATATACCGTAATGGCGCAGATTGTCGCGGATAAGACGGGCGTTCCGGTGGAGAAGATAGAGGTGGTGATGGGTGATAGCTCGCTGCCGCCGGGAGCAATGTCCGGTGGATCGACGGGGACGGCTTCCATTATTCCTTCGCTCGTCGATGCGGTGAAGTCGGCGGTAAAGGTGCTGCTGGCAACGGCTGTACAAGCTAAAGGCTCGCCCTATCTGCATCAGAATCCAGCGACACTGACCATGACGACGGGGCGGATCCATGCGAAGGATCAGTCGCCGGAGAGCGGCGTGCCGTTTCAAGATGTTCTACGGATGGCGAACCTCGCCGCGGCGAATGGGAATGGAAAATCGGGCGGCCTCGGGTCGGATACGAAGGCGAACGATTACTCGACGCACTCATTCGGGGCGCAGTTTGTCGAGGTGGAGTGGGACCCGGGAATTGCGAAGCTCAGGGTGAGCCGAGTGGTGACGGTGATTGATGGTGGCAGGATTATCAACAAGAAGACGGCGACGAATCAGATTGCTGGCGCAGTCGTAATGGGGGTCGGCATGGGGTTGATGGAGCAGACCACCTACGATCCACGCAACGGCCATGCGGTCAACGACAACTTTGCCGACTACCTCGTACCGACAAGCGCAGATTCGCCGGAGATCGATGTCACCTTCCTCGATATACCCGATCCCATGATGGGAGAATACGGGGCACGCGGGATTGGTGAGATTGGACTGGCTGGTGTAGCGCCGGCGATCACAGCGGCTGTCTATCACGCGACCGGGGTGCGGGTTCGTGAACTGCCCGTGCGGATTGAGGATCTAC
- a CDS encoding FAD binding domain-containing protein, producing MEQFEFNRATTVSQAVQAGTRSATSQQGAVVRFVAGGTNLIDMMKLHVERPKQVVDINGLPLDAIETLPGGGLKVGALVRNSDLAHHPVVQRDYAVLSQALLSGASPQLRNMATTGGNLLQRTRCVYFRNTAHACNKREPGAGCSAIDGHNRMLAILGTSADCIATNPSDMNVALTALEATIHIQGAKGLRSVAIHDFYVLPGSTPSRENVLESGDLITSVTLPAPLAGTKSLYLKLRDREAYEFALSSAAIVVRVEGKKIQSVRVAMGGVGTKPWRSFEAEKALEGAAIDAGTFRRAAEEALKDARPQSENGFKVELAKRCLVRALTLATTTA from the coding sequence ATGGAACAGTTTGAATTCAATCGGGCAACAACGGTGTCGCAGGCGGTGCAGGCAGGCACCAGGTCTGCAACCTCGCAACAAGGCGCCGTGGTGCGTTTTGTCGCGGGCGGCACGAACCTGATCGACATGATGAAGCTACATGTCGAACGGCCGAAGCAGGTGGTCGATATCAATGGCCTGCCGCTGGATGCAATCGAGACGTTGCCGGGAGGCGGACTGAAGGTTGGTGCGCTGGTGCGGAACTCCGACCTGGCGCATCATCCGGTGGTGCAGCGCGACTATGCGGTACTCTCGCAGGCGCTGTTGTCTGGCGCGTCGCCGCAGTTGAGGAACATGGCGACTACTGGCGGCAACCTGTTGCAACGGACACGTTGCGTGTACTTTCGCAATACGGCGCATGCGTGCAATAAGCGCGAACCAGGGGCGGGTTGCTCGGCGATTGACGGGCATAATCGGATGCTGGCGATTTTGGGAACGAGCGCGGACTGCATCGCGACGAATCCCTCGGACATGAATGTGGCACTGACTGCGCTTGAGGCGACGATCCATATTCAGGGAGCAAAGGGGCTAAGGAGTGTCGCGATCCATGACTTCTATGTACTGCCGGGAAGCACGCCGAGTCGCGAGAACGTGCTGGAGTCGGGAGACCTGATTACGAGTGTGACTCTGCCGGCGCCGCTGGCTGGAACGAAGTCGCTTTACTTGAAGCTCCGCGATAGGGAAGCGTATGAGTTCGCGCTGTCGTCCGCTGCGATTGTGGTGCGCGTCGAAGGGAAGAAGATTCAGAGCGTGAGGGTTGCTATGGGTGGTGTGGGGACGAAGCCATGGCGATCGTTTGAGGCGGAGAAGGCGCTTGAAGGTGCGGCTATCGATGCTGGCACGTTTCGGCGAGCGGCGGAGGAGGCATTGAAGGATGCGCGTCCGCAGAGTGAGAACGGCTTCAAGGTAGAGCTTGCTAAACGCTGCCTGGTACGGGCGCTGACGCTGGCGACAACCACCGCTTAG
- a CDS encoding (2Fe-2S)-binding protein, translated as MIEKTLELEKEQATEEAGKPEENQPFLGRVSRRSFLSHLGAAGLAATAPPLMAAAQAPAAVLEPAVDGAAAGTVPITLRVNGKEHRLQLDPRVTLLDCLRENLNMPGTKKGCDHGQCGACTVHVNGRRVNSCLSLAVMHPQDEITTIEGIGQPGHLHPMQAAFIEHDGYQCGYCTSGQIMSAVAVLKEPVGPTDADVKHAMYGNICRCGAYSNIVAAVQQVRQRT; from the coding sequence ATGATTGAGAAGACGCTTGAGTTAGAGAAAGAACAAGCTACCGAAGAAGCGGGTAAGCCGGAAGAGAACCAGCCCTTTTTAGGCAGGGTCTCGCGGCGATCGTTTCTCTCGCACCTTGGCGCGGCTGGACTGGCTGCGACGGCCCCTCCTCTTATGGCGGCCGCGCAAGCTCCGGCTGCGGTGTTGGAACCTGCGGTTGATGGTGCCGCCGCTGGAACAGTGCCGATTACACTGCGGGTGAATGGCAAGGAGCATCGGTTACAGCTCGATCCGCGGGTGACGCTGCTGGATTGTCTGCGCGAAAATCTGAATATGCCCGGTACCAAGAAGGGCTGTGACCATGGACAGTGCGGCGCGTGCACGGTGCATGTGAATGGACGTCGCGTGAACTCGTGCCTGTCGCTGGCGGTGATGCACCCTCAGGATGAGATCACCACCATTGAGGGCATCGGCCAGCCGGGACATCTGCATCCGATGCAGGCTGCTTTCATTGAGCATGATGGCTATCAGTGCGGCTACTGCACCTCCGGGCAGATCATGTCGGCAGTGGCAGTGCTGAAGGAGCCGGTGGGACCGACGGACGCGGATGTGAAGCATGCGATGTACGGCAATATCTGTCGGTGCGGGGCCTACTCCAACATTGTCGCGGCAGTGCAGCAGGTTCGGCAACGGACGTAG
- a CDS encoding glycoside hydrolase family 88/105 protein, giving the protein MNVFQKLILPGFLVLAGVHAGSAQTHFFDQWPAGTSPQEVGKLLADHFVTSPHQYTATIHYSEVATWYGALTFAQLTHDDALRANLIKRFEPLLPEGAEADRIPVRHHVDDSIFGVVPLEIAIQTKDPKYLADGKGFADRQWESPQPDGLSAETRYWIDDMYMLTILQLEAYRATGDRKYLDRDAKEMAAYLDKLQQPNGLFFHAPDVPYFWGRGDGWVAAGMAEMLRDLPTDHPQRARILKGYRAMMSALLKYQGRDGMWRQLIDKDEAWPESSSSAMFSFAMITGVKQGWLEEKTYGPAARRGWIAVAGYIDQNHDVTSVCEGTGKKNDLEYYLERKRRTGDFHGQAPVLWAASALLR; this is encoded by the coding sequence TTGAACGTCTTTCAGAAGCTGATCCTTCCTGGTTTTCTGGTGTTGGCCGGTGTACATGCGGGGAGTGCACAGACCCATTTTTTCGATCAATGGCCGGCGGGAACGTCGCCGCAGGAGGTGGGGAAGCTATTGGCGGACCACTTCGTTACAAGCCCGCATCAGTACACCGCGACCATTCATTACTCAGAGGTTGCGACCTGGTATGGTGCGCTGACGTTTGCACAGTTGACGCATGACGATGCTCTGCGCGCGAATCTCATCAAGAGATTTGAACCGTTGCTGCCGGAAGGCGCAGAGGCGGACCGCATACCTGTGCGACACCATGTGGATGATTCGATCTTCGGCGTCGTTCCGCTCGAGATCGCGATCCAGACAAAGGACCCAAAGTACCTCGCCGATGGGAAGGGGTTCGCGGACAGGCAGTGGGAGAGCCCGCAGCCCGATGGGCTTTCAGCGGAGACGCGGTACTGGATCGACGATATGTATATGCTGACGATCCTTCAGCTTGAGGCGTATCGGGCGACCGGCGATAGGAAATATCTCGACCGCGATGCGAAGGAGATGGCCGCTTATCTGGACAAGCTACAGCAGCCGAATGGCTTGTTCTTCCATGCGCCGGATGTGCCCTACTTCTGGGGTCGAGGCGATGGATGGGTTGCGGCGGGCATGGCCGAGATGCTGCGCGATCTGCCGACGGATCATCCGCAGCGAGCGCGCATCCTGAAGGGCTATCGCGCGATGATGAGTGCGCTGCTGAAGTACCAGGGCAGGGACGGGATGTGGCGGCAGTTGATCGACAAGGACGAGGCATGGCCGGAGAGTTCGAGTTCGGCGATGTTCAGCTTTGCGATGATTACCGGCGTGAAGCAGGGATGGCTCGAGGAGAAGACGTATGGGCCGGCGGCGCGCAGGGGATGGATTGCGGTTGCTGGGTATATCGATCAGAACCACGACGTCACCAGCGTGTGCGAAGGAACGGGCAAGAAGAACGATCTGGAGTATTACCTGGAGAGGAAGCGGCGGACGGGAGACTTCCATGGGCAGGCTCCTGTACTTTGGGCTGCCTCGGCGCTGTTGCGTTGA
- a CDS encoding Gfo/Idh/MocA family protein, with the protein MISRRTFLDGIAIGVAGAAISSTAKSYGQILGSNERLNFAIIGLNGRGYAHLSGLKGNSTAARVSHVCDVDAKILAKFSAEAEKELGYAPVADGDFRKVLESKDVDVITIATPDHWHAPMALLGLQAGKHVYVEKPSSHNPREGEILVAAQKKYGKLVQVGDQQRSSPHTIKIIGQIHDGLIGRAYYGKAWYVNTRKSMGIGKPAPVPEWFNWDLWQGPAPRSEYKDNIHPYNWHWLRRYGTGESLNNGTHEVDICRWALAAEYPQRVTASGGRYQYKDDWQFYDTLNTSFEYPDQMISWEGRSCQGMKLYGRDRGVTILGTKGSVLIDRDGYEVYDWDGKKTDEFKTGKQTSSSDLLGRDSMTDLHFGNLIAGIRSGEPLHSPIVVANVSVTMLQLSNIAYFVNRELKLDTATGHIQSDSEAMTMWDRKYEKGWEMRI; encoded by the coding sequence ATGATCTCTCGGCGTACATTTCTGGATGGTATTGCAATAGGGGTAGCGGGAGCTGCGATCAGCTCCACCGCAAAGAGCTATGGACAGATTCTCGGCTCCAACGAGCGGTTGAACTTCGCGATCATCGGGCTGAACGGACGCGGCTACGCGCACCTCTCCGGCTTGAAAGGGAACAGCACTGCTGCTCGGGTCTCTCACGTCTGCGACGTAGATGCAAAGATCCTGGCGAAGTTCTCCGCCGAAGCTGAAAAAGAGTTAGGCTATGCTCCCGTAGCCGACGGTGACTTCCGCAAGGTACTCGAATCGAAGGACGTCGACGTCATCACTATCGCGACGCCCGATCACTGGCATGCACCGATGGCGCTGCTCGGTCTTCAGGCAGGCAAGCATGTGTATGTCGAAAAACCCTCCAGCCACAACCCACGCGAAGGAGAGATCCTCGTAGCCGCGCAAAAGAAATACGGCAAGCTCGTGCAGGTGGGCGATCAGCAGCGTTCTTCACCGCACACCATCAAGATCATCGGTCAGATCCACGATGGCCTGATCGGTCGCGCCTACTACGGCAAGGCCTGGTATGTGAACACGCGCAAATCGATGGGCATCGGCAAGCCTGCTCCCGTTCCCGAATGGTTCAACTGGGACCTCTGGCAGGGCCCCGCGCCACGAAGCGAATACAAGGACAACATCCACCCCTACAATTGGCACTGGCTCCGCCGTTACGGCACCGGCGAGTCCCTCAACAACGGCACCCACGAGGTCGATATCTGCCGCTGGGCGCTCGCAGCCGAGTATCCGCAACGCGTCACCGCCTCCGGAGGCCGCTATCAGTACAAGGACGACTGGCAGTTCTACGACACCCTCAACACCAGCTTCGAATACCCCGACCAGATGATCTCCTGGGAAGGCAGAAGCTGCCAGGGCATGAAGCTCTACGGCCGCGATCGCGGCGTCACCATCCTCGGGACAAAAGGAAGCGTCCTGATCGACCGCGACGGTTACGAGGTCTACGACTGGGACGGTAAGAAGACCGACGAGTTCAAGACCGGCAAACAAACATCGAGCAGCGATCTTCTGGGCCGCGACTCAATGACCGATCTTCACTTCGGTAATCTGATCGCCGGCATTCGCAGCGGCGAGCCGCTCCACTCGCCTATCGTTGTAGCCAACGTCAGCGTCACGATGCTACAGCTCTCGAACATCGCCTACTTCGTCAACCGCGAGCTGAAGCTGGACACCGCCACCGGCCACATCCAAAGTGACTCCGAAGCCATGACCATGTGGGATCGCAAGTACGAGAAGGGCTGGGAGATGCGCATCTGA
- a CDS encoding glycoside hydrolase family 35 protein encodes MRRFTTACLLAAALLAAAPSFGQQPQHSFKVEGGQFLLDGKPFRVISGEMHYPRIPRAYWRDRLRKAKAMGLNTITTYAFWNEHEPKPGVYDFSGNNDIAEFIREAQQEGLYVILRPGPYVCAEWEFGGYPSWLLKDHATVVRSSDPKFMEPSNRWIKRLGQEVAPLQIGNGGPIILVQVENEYGSFGKDHAYMEQNHQAILDAGFTKSQLYTADGPEQTPDGSLPELPVGINFGPDDADSAQKAFATLKKFRPEGPFFNSEYWAGWFDHWGDKHAHTDTAKQVANLDWMLKQGYSVSVYMFHGGTSFGWMNGANSDGKNYQPDVTSYDYDSALDESGRPTPKYYAFRDVIAKDTGVTPPPVPQTADPIAVSAFPLVESVSLWGTLPKPVESAQPLSMEDLDQSYGYILYRTQLAGAVSGELKLDAVHDYAQVYLDGKLVGTIDRRLGQSTLPLQVAGAKTQLDILVENSGRVNYTTVLRGERKGITKEVTLAGKPVTGWQIYSLPMLDPAKLPYRKTACTGPCFSRATFKVAAPADTFLDTSALGKGEVWLNGRPLGRFWDVGPQKALYVPGPWLKQGKNEVVVFDVAAKPGATLRGLTQPDLDGKTTATSR; translated from the coding sequence ATGCGTCGATTTACAACTGCCTGCCTGCTTGCTGCTGCCCTTTTAGCTGCGGCTCCCTCCTTTGGCCAGCAACCGCAGCACAGCTTCAAGGTTGAAGGCGGTCAGTTTCTGCTCGATGGAAAGCCCTTTCGCGTGATCTCGGGAGAGATGCACTATCCGCGTATTCCGCGTGCCTACTGGCGGGATCGGCTGCGTAAGGCCAAGGCCATGGGCCTGAATACAATCACTACCTATGCCTTCTGGAATGAGCATGAGCCGAAGCCGGGCGTGTATGACTTTTCCGGGAACAACGATATCGCAGAGTTTATTCGCGAGGCGCAGCAGGAGGGGCTGTATGTGATCCTGCGGCCGGGGCCGTATGTGTGTGCGGAGTGGGAGTTTGGCGGCTATCCTTCGTGGCTGCTGAAGGACCATGCGACGGTTGTCCGGTCGAGCGATCCGAAGTTTATGGAGCCTTCGAACCGTTGGATCAAGCGGCTTGGGCAGGAGGTAGCTCCGCTACAGATCGGCAATGGCGGACCCATCATTCTGGTGCAGGTGGAGAACGAATACGGCTCGTTCGGCAAGGACCATGCGTACATGGAGCAGAACCATCAGGCGATCCTCGATGCAGGCTTCACGAAGTCGCAGCTTTATACCGCCGATGGGCCGGAGCAGACGCCGGATGGTTCTCTGCCGGAGCTTCCGGTGGGGATCAACTTTGGACCGGACGATGCGGACTCCGCGCAGAAGGCTTTTGCGACGCTCAAGAAGTTTCGTCCGGAGGGGCCGTTCTTCAACAGCGAGTACTGGGCGGGCTGGTTCGATCACTGGGGCGACAAGCATGCCCACACGGATACCGCGAAGCAGGTGGCGAATCTCGACTGGATGCTGAAGCAGGGGTACTCGGTGAGCGTCTATATGTTCCACGGTGGGACGAGCTTTGGCTGGATGAATGGAGCCAATAGTGATGGTAAGAACTATCAGCCTGACGTGACGAGCTACGACTATGATTCGGCGCTCGACGAGAGCGGGCGGCCTACGCCGAAGTACTATGCTTTTCGCGACGTGATTGCGAAGGATACGGGAGTTACTCCGCCGCCGGTGCCGCAGACGGCTGATCCGATTGCTGTGAGTGCGTTTCCGCTGGTTGAATCGGTCTCGTTGTGGGGGACGCTGCCGAAGCCGGTTGAGTCTGCGCAGCCTCTGAGCATGGAGGATCTTGATCAGTCGTATGGCTATATTCTGTATCGCACGCAGTTGGCGGGTGCAGTCTCTGGCGAGCTGAAGCTTGATGCGGTACATGACTATGCGCAGGTGTATCTCGATGGCAAACTAGTGGGGACGATCGATCGGCGTCTGGGGCAGAGTACGTTGCCGTTACAGGTCGCTGGCGCGAAGACACAGCTCGACATTCTGGTTGAAAATAGTGGGCGGGTGAACTACACGACTGTGCTTCGCGGCGAACGTAAGGGCATCACCAAGGAAGTGACTCTGGCGGGAAAACCGGTCACGGGGTGGCAGATCTATTCGTTGCCGATGCTTGATCCGGCGAAGCTGCCATATCGGAAGACTGCGTGCACGGGGCCATGCTTCTCGCGCGCGACCTTCAAGGTTGCAGCACCAGCGGATACTTTTCTCGATACGAGCGCGCTTGGAAAGGGTGAGGTCTGGCTGAATGGCAGGCCGCTTGGACGATTCTGGGATGTGGGACCGCAGAAGGCGCTTTATGTTCCGGGGCCGTGGTTGAAGCAGGGAAAGAATGAAGTAGTCGTCTTCGATGTTGCGGCCAAGCCGGGGGCTACACTTCGCGGGCTTACGCAACCTGATCTCGATGGCAAGACAACGGCTACCTCACGGTAG
- a CDS encoding nucleoside hydrolase, with the protein MSRYLISLRLLLLFCALGGTVAGAQSAPARRLVLIDQDGSGPGGSNQMAMMVLLQSPQVRVLGITMVSGNAWEPEEVQHTLRMLELIHRTDVPVVPGAVFPLVRTEQEALLERKMYGSLPWYGAWGDLAAHTSQQPYHGPFVLPRLAEGEPATKPSTEDAAHFLIRQVRAHPHEVTIYAAGPLTNIALAISIDPEFAELTQGIVIMGGSLSPQTSDPEFANNPRHEFNFWFDPEAAHITLRARWPRIDLTAVDISIKTQFTKQMLEEIATSSQPAARYLAQYTREFYYLWDELAAAAWLDPAIITKEEKLYVDVDVTRGPTYGDTLTWTEANRPAIDRQLVHVQVDLDLARFNKLFVELMKAPPQTGTQ; encoded by the coding sequence ATGTCCAGATATTTGATATCGCTTCGTTTGCTGTTGTTGTTTTGCGCCCTGGGTGGAACGGTTGCGGGTGCTCAGTCTGCGCCTGCCCGACGGCTTGTTCTTATCGATCAGGATGGTTCGGGACCTGGGGGATCGAACCAGATGGCGATGATGGTGTTGTTGCAGTCGCCACAGGTGCGGGTGCTCGGCATCACGATGGTGAGCGGCAATGCGTGGGAGCCGGAGGAGGTGCAGCACACGCTGCGCATGCTGGAACTGATCCACCGGACCGATGTGCCGGTGGTGCCGGGCGCGGTCTTTCCTCTGGTGCGCACGGAGCAGGAGGCGCTGCTCGAGCGGAAGATGTATGGGAGCCTCCCATGGTATGGCGCTTGGGGCGACCTGGCGGCGCACACCAGCCAGCAGCCGTATCATGGCCCGTTTGTACTGCCTCGGCTTGCAGAGGGTGAGCCTGCGACGAAGCCATCTACCGAAGATGCTGCGCACTTTTTGATCCGGCAGGTTCGTGCGCATCCGCATGAGGTGACGATCTATGCGGCGGGGCCGCTGACGAATATTGCGCTGGCGATTTCGATTGATCCGGAGTTTGCGGAGCTAACGCAGGGCATCGTCATCATGGGTGGAAGCCTGAGCCCGCAGACGAGCGATCCGGAGTTTGCGAATAATCCTCGGCATGAGTTTAATTTCTGGTTCGACCCTGAGGCGGCGCATATCACGCTGCGTGCGCGTTGGCCGCGCATCGATCTGACGGCGGTGGACATCTCGATCAAGACGCAGTTTACGAAGCAGATGCTCGAGGAGATTGCGACGTCGTCGCAGCCTGCGGCGCGCTATCTCGCTCAGTACACGCGGGAGTTTTATTATCTGTGGGATGAGTTGGCAGCGGCGGCGTGGCTCGATCCGGCGATTATCACGAAGGAAGAGAAGCTGTATGTGGATGTTGACGTGACGCGCGGGCCAACCTATGGCGACACGCTGACGTGGACAGAGGCGAACAGGCCTGCGATTGATCGGCAGCTTGTGCATGTGCAGGTAGACCTTGATCTGGCGAGGTTCAACAAGCTGTTTGTGGAGCTGATGAAGGCCCCGCCGCAGACGGGTACGCAGTGA
- a CDS encoding MFS transporter, with protein MKFTEQIHRLTASQRNAFIACFLGWSLDAFDYFILVFCVSAIAKDFHTQVTQVAEALFLTLAMRPVGAFLFGRMADKYGRRPTLMINIICYSLFELASAFAPSLKMLLIFRALFGIAMGGEWGVGAALAFETLPAEGRGFFSGLLQEGYVVGNLIAGIVYALVFQYVGWRGMFLIGAVPAFLVLYIRSRVEESPAWLEAQRQGGLPVAAALEAKPSLWVNLRSYAPTFLFLVVLMTAFASFSHGTQDLYPTFLEKNHAFGPRETGLITSVGNVGALLGGICFGAWSETMGRRKTILIASLLAIPMIPLWAWSHTVVLISVGAFLMQFMVQGAWGVVPAHLNELSPAPVRGTFPGLAYQLGNLLSSRNGVLQAKLAASRFGGNFRVVLSATVFIVALLVAVVALLGREEKGADLSSRSS; from the coding sequence ATGAAGTTCACGGAACAGATACACAGGCTTACTGCATCGCAGCGCAACGCATTCATTGCGTGCTTTCTTGGTTGGTCGCTGGATGCGTTCGATTACTTCATCCTGGTCTTCTGCGTTAGCGCCATTGCCAAGGACTTTCATACGCAGGTGACGCAGGTGGCGGAGGCGCTGTTTTTGACGCTGGCGATGCGACCGGTGGGGGCGTTTCTGTTTGGCCGGATGGCAGACAAATATGGTAGGCGGCCTACGCTGATGATCAACATCATCTGCTATTCGCTGTTTGAGCTTGCCTCGGCGTTTGCTCCTTCGTTGAAGATGCTGCTGATCTTTCGGGCGCTGTTCGGGATTGCGATGGGTGGCGAATGGGGCGTGGGCGCGGCGCTGGCATTTGAGACGCTGCCAGCGGAGGGGCGCGGGTTCTTCTCCGGGCTGTTGCAGGAGGGTTATGTTGTCGGCAACCTGATTGCGGGGATCGTGTATGCGCTGGTGTTCCAGTATGTCGGCTGGCGTGGGATGTTTTTGATTGGGGCGGTGCCGGCGTTTCTGGTGTTGTATATCCGGTCGAGGGTGGAGGAGTCTCCGGCGTGGCTGGAGGCGCAGAGGCAGGGTGGGTTGCCGGTTGCGGCTGCTCTTGAGGCGAAGCCTTCGTTGTGGGTGAACCTGCGAAGCTACGCACCGACGTTTCTGTTTCTTGTTGTGCTGATGACGGCGTTTGCTTCGTTCAGTCATGGGACGCAGGATCTGTATCCGACGTTTCTGGAGAAGAACCATGCCTTTGGACCGCGCGAGACGGGGCTGATTACGAGTGTCGGGAATGTCGGAGCACTGCTGGGTGGCATCTGTTTTGGAGCCTGGTCGGAGACGATGGGACGTCGCAAGACGATTCTGATCGCCTCACTCCTGGCGATTCCTATGATTCCGTTGTGGGCGTGGTCGCATACGGTGGTGCTGATCTCAGTTGGCGCGTTTCTGATGCAGTTTATGGTGCAGGGCGCGTGGGGGGTAGTTCCAGCGCATTTAAATGAGCTATCTCCTGCGCCGGTGCGGGGAACGTTTCCGGGACTGGCATATCAGCTTGGCAATCTGCTGTCTTCGCGGAATGGCGTGCTTCAGGCGAAGCTGGCGGCATCACGCTTTGGAGGGAACTTTCGTGTGGTGCTGTCGGCGACGGTGTTTATCGTGGCGCTGCTGGTGGCGGTGGTTGCACTGCTTGGGCGTGAGGAGAAGGGTGCGGACCTGTCGAGCAGATCAAGCTGA